Proteins from one Mus pahari chromosome 10, PAHARI_EIJ_v1.1, whole genome shotgun sequence genomic window:
- the Spc24 gene encoding kinetochore protein Spc24 isoform X1 gives MAAFRDMVEVSKCLLSLLGTNRTEAQQRRLLGRHEQMMERLQEMQDGADQQLRETLAVEEEVAQSLLELKECTCQGNTELQQLEVELQRTSKEDTCLQARLRQLITELQELREMEEELQRQETEVDEDNTVTIPAAVPLRPRGGPAHPPGQCTALAEVHQ, from the exons ATGGCGGCTTTCCGTGACATGGTGGAGGTGAGCAAATGCCTACTGAGCCTGCTGGGGACCAACCGCACCGAGGCGCAGCAGCGGCGGCTGCTCGGGCGCCACGAGCAGATGATGGAGCGGCTGCAGGAGATGCAGGACGGCGCCGACCAGCAGCTTCGGG AGACCCTGGctgtggaggaggaagtggctCAGAGCCTTCTTGAACTGAAGGAATGTACGTGCCAGGGGAACACCGAGCTCCAGCAGCTGGAGGTGGAGCTCCAGAGGACCAGCAAGGAGGACACCTGTCTGCAGGCCAGGCTTCG TCAGCTCATCACGGAGCTGCAGGAGCtcagggagatggaggaagagctCCAGCGACAGGAGACAGAAGTGGATGAGGACAACACCGTCACCATCCCCGCTGCAGT TCCACTACGGCCCCGCGGTGGCCCAGCCCATCCACCTGGACAGTGCACAGCTCTCGCAGAAGTTCATCAGTGA
- the Spc24 gene encoding kinetochore protein Spc24 isoform X2 produces MAAFRDMVEVSKCLLSLLGTNRTEAQQRRLLGRHEQMMERLQEMQDGADQQLRETLAVEEEVAQSLLELKECTCQGNTELQQLEVELQRTSKEDTCLQARLRQLITELQELREMEEELQRQETEVDEDNTVTIPAAVYVAQLYHQISKIEWDYECEPGMIKGSIL; encoded by the exons ATGGCGGCTTTCCGTGACATGGTGGAGGTGAGCAAATGCCTACTGAGCCTGCTGGGGACCAACCGCACCGAGGCGCAGCAGCGGCGGCTGCTCGGGCGCCACGAGCAGATGATGGAGCGGCTGCAGGAGATGCAGGACGGCGCCGACCAGCAGCTTCGGG AGACCCTGGctgtggaggaggaagtggctCAGAGCCTTCTTGAACTGAAGGAATGTACGTGCCAGGGGAACACCGAGCTCCAGCAGCTGGAGGTGGAGCTCCAGAGGACCAGCAAGGAGGACACCTGTCTGCAGGCCAGGCTTCG TCAGCTCATCACGGAGCTGCAGGAGCtcagggagatggaggaagagctCCAGCGACAGGAGACAGAAGTGGATGAGGACAACACCGTCACCATCCCCGCTGCAGT GTATGTGGCTCAGCTCTATCACCAAATTAGTAAAATAGAGTGGGATTATGAATGCGAGCCAGGGATGATCAAGGGCAGTATCCTTTGA
- the Kank2 gene encoding KN motif and ankyrin repeat domain-containing protein 2 isoform X1, translating to MAQVLHVPAPFPGTPGQASPAAFSSKEPDPPYSVETPYGYRLDLDFLKYVDDIEKGHTLRRVPVQRRPRLGSLPRGPGSWWTSTESLCSDASGDSRHSAYSYCGRGFYPQYGALETRIGSNPRVERTLLDARRRLEDQAAAPSSGGLGSLTPSAAGSTSSLAGVGLLPPTPRSSGLSTPVAPSAGHLAHVREQMAGALRKLRQLEEQVKLIPVLQVKLSVLQEEKRQLTVQLKSQKFLGHPSGTRSRSELCLDLPEAPDDPAVLETRSVGTWVRERDLGIPDGEAALVAKVAVLETQLKKALQELRAAQTQQVDLQPQAWPPPDTQVRVDTVRVVEGPREVEVAASTAAGALAQRAQSLEPYGTGLKALATSGGPENTLVFRSHEVVETMCPLPTATAGNVHTAKKISITERSCTGAPRVTEPSSANPHPAAASVIQPENPAPAAQDTTDRKPTRPGAASQDSQAADGAGRASVGVQLATKRKEDPADPEVHQRNLPFVGVNGGYESPSEDSSTAENSEHESTENEGPEPPPARVLSPAECPQLRPPGAAVAMTSLEGRQLSQESQRVPAAAEVAPGPDPEEEIRMDLSRDLISACLALEKYLENPNALTERELKVAYTTVLQEWLRLACRSDAHPELVRRHLVTFRAMSARLLDYVVNIADSNGNTALHYSVSHANFPVVRQLLDSGVCHVDKLNRAGYSPIMLTALATLKTQDDIETILQLFRLGNVNAKASQAGQTALMLAVSHGRVDVVRALLACEADVNIQDEDGSTALMCACEHGHKEITGLLLAVPSCDISLTDRDGSTALMVALDAGQSEIASMLYSRMNIKCSFAPMSDYESPASSSAEE from the exons ATGGCCCAGGTCCTGCATGTGCCCGCCCCATTCCCAG GAACCCCTGGCCAGGCCTCCCCAGCGGCCTTCTCCAGCAAGGAGCCAGACCCGCCATACTCAGTGGAGACGCCCTATGGCTACCGCCTGGACCTGGACTTTCTTAAGTACGTGGATGACATTGAGAAGGGCCACACACTGCGCAGGGTGCCGGTGCAGCGCCGGCCGCGCCTGGGTTCCCTGCCACGGGGCCCGGGCTCCTGGTGGACGTCCACAGAGTCTCTGTGCTCTGATGCCAGCGGGGACAGCCGGCACTCGGCCTACTCCTACTGTGGCCGCGGCTTCTACCCACAGTACGGAGCCTTGGAGACCCGCATCGGCTCCAACCCACGTGTGGAGCGCACGCTGCTGGATGCGCGGCGCCGGCTGGAGGACCAGGCGGCTGCCCCATCGTCCGGTGGCCTGGGCTCCCTGACACCCAGCGCCGCGGGCTCCACCAGCTCCCTGGCAGGCGTGGGCCTGCTGCCTCCCACGCCTCGCAGCTCTGGCCTGTCCACCCCGGTGGCACCCAGCGCTGGTCACCTAGCCCACGTGCGCGAGCAGATGGCCGGAGCCCTGCGCAAACTGCGCCAGCTGGAGGAGCAGGTCAAACTGATCCCCGTGCTCCAGGTCAAGCTGTCAGTGCTCCAGGAGGAGAAGAGACAGCTCACAGTGCAGCTCAAAAGCCAGAAGTTTCTAGGTCACCCCTCAGGGACACGGAGCCGGAGCGAGCTCTGCCTGGACCTTCCGGAGGCCCCCGACGACCCTGCTGTGCTAGAGACCCGCTCGGTGGGCACCTGGGTTCGAGAACGGGACTTGGGCATTCCAGATGGTGAAGCTGCCCTGGTAGCTAAAGTGGCCGTGCTGGAAACACAGCTCAAAAAAGCGCTACAGGAGCTGCGGGCGGCTCAGACCCAGCAGGTCGACCTCCAGCCCCAGGCCTGGCCACCACCGGACACCCAGGTCCGCGTGGACACCGTGCGAGTCGTGGAGGGTCCCCGGGAAGTGGAGGTGGCAGCCAGCACGGCAGCCGGGGCCCTTGCACAGCGAGCTCAGAGTCTGGAACCGTACGGGACAGGACTGAAGGCCCTGGCCACATCTGGTGGACCAGAGAACACCCTCGTGTTTCGCAGTCATGAGGTGGTGGAGACCATGTGCCCGCTGCCCACAGCTACTGCCGGCAACGTGCACACAGCCAAGAAGATCAGCATTACAGAACGGAGTTGCACTGGTGCACCCAGGGTGACAG AGCCTTCCTCCGCTAATCCACACCCTGCTGCAGCCTCGGTGATACAGCCTGAGAACCCTGCCCCGGCTGCCCAGGACACCACTGACAGGAAGCCCACCAGGCCAGGAGCAGCATCGCAGGACTCACAAGCGGCTGATGGGGCAG GCAGAGCCTCCGTGGGGGTCCAGTTGGCCACGAAGAGGAAAGAGGACCCCGCAGACCCTGAAGTCCACCAGAGGAACCTCCCGTTTGTGGGAGTCAATGGCGG GTATGAGTCCCCCTCGGAGGACTCCAGCACAGCAGAAAACTCCGAACACGAGAGCACGGAGAACGAGGGCCCGGAGCCGCCGCCGGCAAGGGTTCTGAGCCCAGCTGAATGCCCTCAGCTCAGGCCTCCAGGGGCTGCAGTGGCCATGACCAGTCTGGAGGGGCGCCAGCTCTCCCAGGAATCCCAGCGCGTGCCGGCGGCAGCTGAGGTGGCACCAGGCCCTGACCCTGAGGAGGAAATTCG GATGGACCTGAGCCGCGACCTTATCTCAGCCTGCTTGGCCCTGGAGAAATACCTGGAGAACCCCAACGCCCTCACAGAGCGAGAACTG AAAGTGGCCTATACCACAGTGCTTCAGGAGTGGCTGCGCCTGGCCTGCCGCAGCGACGCACACCCTGAGCTTGTGCGGCGACATCTAGTCACCTTCAGGGCCATGTCTGCCCGGCTGCTGGACTACGTGGTCAACATCGCCGACAGCAACGGTAACACTGCCCTGCACTACTCCGTGTCACACGCCAACTTCCCTGTGGTGCGGCAGTTGCTGGACAGCG GTGTCTGTCATGTGGACAAGCTGAACCGTGCCGGCTACAGCCCTATTATGCTCACAGCCCTGGCCACATTGAAGACCCAGGATGACATCGAGACCATCCTTCAGCTCTTCCGGCTTGGGAATGTCAATGCCAAAGCCAGCCAG GCGGGACAGACGGCCCTGATGCTGGCCGTCAGCCACGGGCGGGTGGACGTGGTGAGAGCGTTGCTGGCCTGTGAAGCGGACGTCAACATTCAGGATGAGGACGGCTCCACGGCCctgatgtgtgcatgtgagcacggACACAAGGAGATCACCGGGCTCCTGCTGGCTGTGCCTAGCTGTGACATCTCACTCACTGACCGC GATGGGAGCACAGCACTGATGGTGGCCCTGGACGCTGGGCAGAGTGAGATCGCATCTATGCTGTACTCACGCATGAACATCAAGTGCTCG TTCGCTCCCATGTCAGACTACGAGAGTCCGGCTTCGTCTTCAGCCGAGGAGTGA
- the Kank2 gene encoding KN motif and ankyrin repeat domain-containing protein 2 isoform X2, which translates to MAQVLHVPAPFPGTPGQASPAAFSSKEPDPPYSVETPYGYRLDLDFLKYVDDIEKGHTLRRVPVQRRPRLGSLPRGPGSWWTSTESLCSDASGDSRHSAYSYCGRGFYPQYGALETRIGSNPRVERTLLDARRRLEDQAAAPSSGGLGSLTPSAAGSTSSLAGVGLLPPTPRSSGLSTPVAPSAGHLAHVREQMAGALRKLRQLEEQVKLIPVLQVKLSVLQEEKRQLTVQLKSQKFLGHPSGTRSRSELCLDLPEAPDDPAVLETRSVGTWVRERDLGIPDGEAALVAKVAVLETQLKKALQELRAAQTQQVDLQPQAWPPPDTQVRVDTVRVVEGPREVEVAASTAAGALAQRAQSLEPYGTGLKALATSGGPENTLVFRSHEVVETMCPLPTATAGNVHTAKKISITERSCTGAPRVTASVIQPENPAPAAQDTTDRKPTRPGAASQDSQAADGAGRASVGVQLATKRKEDPADPEVHQRNLPFVGVNGGYESPSEDSSTAENSEHESTENEGPEPPPARVLSPAECPQLRPPGAAVAMTSLEGRQLSQESQRVPAAAEVAPGPDPEEEIRMDLSRDLISACLALEKYLENPNALTERELKVAYTTVLQEWLRLACRSDAHPELVRRHLVTFRAMSARLLDYVVNIADSNGNTALHYSVSHANFPVVRQLLDSGVCHVDKLNRAGYSPIMLTALATLKTQDDIETILQLFRLGNVNAKASQAGQTALMLAVSHGRVDVVRALLACEADVNIQDEDGSTALMCACEHGHKEITGLLLAVPSCDISLTDRDGSTALMVALDAGQSEIASMLYSRMNIKCSFAPMSDYESPASSSAEE; encoded by the exons ATGGCCCAGGTCCTGCATGTGCCCGCCCCATTCCCAG GAACCCCTGGCCAGGCCTCCCCAGCGGCCTTCTCCAGCAAGGAGCCAGACCCGCCATACTCAGTGGAGACGCCCTATGGCTACCGCCTGGACCTGGACTTTCTTAAGTACGTGGATGACATTGAGAAGGGCCACACACTGCGCAGGGTGCCGGTGCAGCGCCGGCCGCGCCTGGGTTCCCTGCCACGGGGCCCGGGCTCCTGGTGGACGTCCACAGAGTCTCTGTGCTCTGATGCCAGCGGGGACAGCCGGCACTCGGCCTACTCCTACTGTGGCCGCGGCTTCTACCCACAGTACGGAGCCTTGGAGACCCGCATCGGCTCCAACCCACGTGTGGAGCGCACGCTGCTGGATGCGCGGCGCCGGCTGGAGGACCAGGCGGCTGCCCCATCGTCCGGTGGCCTGGGCTCCCTGACACCCAGCGCCGCGGGCTCCACCAGCTCCCTGGCAGGCGTGGGCCTGCTGCCTCCCACGCCTCGCAGCTCTGGCCTGTCCACCCCGGTGGCACCCAGCGCTGGTCACCTAGCCCACGTGCGCGAGCAGATGGCCGGAGCCCTGCGCAAACTGCGCCAGCTGGAGGAGCAGGTCAAACTGATCCCCGTGCTCCAGGTCAAGCTGTCAGTGCTCCAGGAGGAGAAGAGACAGCTCACAGTGCAGCTCAAAAGCCAGAAGTTTCTAGGTCACCCCTCAGGGACACGGAGCCGGAGCGAGCTCTGCCTGGACCTTCCGGAGGCCCCCGACGACCCTGCTGTGCTAGAGACCCGCTCGGTGGGCACCTGGGTTCGAGAACGGGACTTGGGCATTCCAGATGGTGAAGCTGCCCTGGTAGCTAAAGTGGCCGTGCTGGAAACACAGCTCAAAAAAGCGCTACAGGAGCTGCGGGCGGCTCAGACCCAGCAGGTCGACCTCCAGCCCCAGGCCTGGCCACCACCGGACACCCAGGTCCGCGTGGACACCGTGCGAGTCGTGGAGGGTCCCCGGGAAGTGGAGGTGGCAGCCAGCACGGCAGCCGGGGCCCTTGCACAGCGAGCTCAGAGTCTGGAACCGTACGGGACAGGACTGAAGGCCCTGGCCACATCTGGTGGACCAGAGAACACCCTCGTGTTTCGCAGTCATGAGGTGGTGGAGACCATGTGCCCGCTGCCCACAGCTACTGCCGGCAACGTGCACACAGCCAAGAAGATCAGCATTACAGAACGGAGTTGCACTGGTGCACCCAGGGTGACAG CCTCGGTGATACAGCCTGAGAACCCTGCCCCGGCTGCCCAGGACACCACTGACAGGAAGCCCACCAGGCCAGGAGCAGCATCGCAGGACTCACAAGCGGCTGATGGGGCAG GCAGAGCCTCCGTGGGGGTCCAGTTGGCCACGAAGAGGAAAGAGGACCCCGCAGACCCTGAAGTCCACCAGAGGAACCTCCCGTTTGTGGGAGTCAATGGCGG GTATGAGTCCCCCTCGGAGGACTCCAGCACAGCAGAAAACTCCGAACACGAGAGCACGGAGAACGAGGGCCCGGAGCCGCCGCCGGCAAGGGTTCTGAGCCCAGCTGAATGCCCTCAGCTCAGGCCTCCAGGGGCTGCAGTGGCCATGACCAGTCTGGAGGGGCGCCAGCTCTCCCAGGAATCCCAGCGCGTGCCGGCGGCAGCTGAGGTGGCACCAGGCCCTGACCCTGAGGAGGAAATTCG GATGGACCTGAGCCGCGACCTTATCTCAGCCTGCTTGGCCCTGGAGAAATACCTGGAGAACCCCAACGCCCTCACAGAGCGAGAACTG AAAGTGGCCTATACCACAGTGCTTCAGGAGTGGCTGCGCCTGGCCTGCCGCAGCGACGCACACCCTGAGCTTGTGCGGCGACATCTAGTCACCTTCAGGGCCATGTCTGCCCGGCTGCTGGACTACGTGGTCAACATCGCCGACAGCAACGGTAACACTGCCCTGCACTACTCCGTGTCACACGCCAACTTCCCTGTGGTGCGGCAGTTGCTGGACAGCG GTGTCTGTCATGTGGACAAGCTGAACCGTGCCGGCTACAGCCCTATTATGCTCACAGCCCTGGCCACATTGAAGACCCAGGATGACATCGAGACCATCCTTCAGCTCTTCCGGCTTGGGAATGTCAATGCCAAAGCCAGCCAG GCGGGACAGACGGCCCTGATGCTGGCCGTCAGCCACGGGCGGGTGGACGTGGTGAGAGCGTTGCTGGCCTGTGAAGCGGACGTCAACATTCAGGATGAGGACGGCTCCACGGCCctgatgtgtgcatgtgagcacggACACAAGGAGATCACCGGGCTCCTGCTGGCTGTGCCTAGCTGTGACATCTCACTCACTGACCGC GATGGGAGCACAGCACTGATGGTGGCCCTGGACGCTGGGCAGAGTGAGATCGCATCTATGCTGTACTCACGCATGAACATCAAGTGCTCG TTCGCTCCCATGTCAGACTACGAGAGTCCGGCTTCGTCTTCAGCCGAGGAGTGA